The window ATCCGGACTTCACCGACGCCACGACGTGGAGCGACGGCATCGGGTATTACGTCGGTGCGAAGCACTGGTGGCTCGACGCGATCAATGCGCCGCCCGCCTGGCAGATCGGCCAGGGCTCGACCTACCCGGTTCGTGCGACAGCGGCCGACATCAAGGTCGCCGTGCTGGACATGGGCTTTTACCTCAACCATCAGGAGTTCAACGGCGGCACGGTGACCGCTGGCAAGGACGAGTTCGCGTCCTACGACCCATCAACTGGCGTCTACGCCACCGACTCCGACGTGACTCCGGACGTGACCACCGATACCGTCACGATGTCGCACGGTACGGCAACCGCCGCCTCGGTGGGCGCCGAGGTAAACGGCGTCGGTATGGTCGGTGCGGGCTGGAATCCGCAGGTCGTCGGCTATAAGGTGGCTGGCCCGCTCACTGCTGCTTGGGGTGGCTACCCGGCCGGAACGGTCTTGATGCTCGACGGAGCCATCGCTAACGGCATCTACGACGCGGTCGACTCGGGTTGCAAGGTCATCAACATGAGCTTGGGCAGCTCGAGTCCGTCTATGGCGTTTCAAGACGCCGTCACGTACGCGCACGCGCACGGTGTCGTTGTGTGCGCCTCGGCG of the Coriobacteriia bacterium genome contains:
- a CDS encoding S8 family serine peptidase, with the protein product MKRLLAVCLLAMCLAPSTALAASAQWQASPNGQMYARPAAGADSVGVIVRFKQPSTAPLQAHLLSSAAGTTAKPMNPAHGLYSFATPVDQTPEQYSLQLMLNSPGVASADPNYVRHIDAYVAPTDPDFTDATTWSDGIGYYVGAKHWWLDAINAPPAWQIGQGSTYPVRATAADIKVAVLDMGFYLNHQEFNGGTVTAGKDEFASYDPSTGVYATDSDVTPDVTTDTVTMSHGTATAASVGAEVNGVGMVGAGWNPQVVGYKVAGPLTAAWGGYPAGTVLMLDGAIANGIYDAVDSGCKVINMSLGSSSPSMAFQDAVTYAHAHGVVVCASAGNDSNATVNYPAACTYATAVAAVCRSGGSWTTNGAITRASFSD